One window of Sinorhizobium fredii NGR234 genomic DNA carries:
- the moeB gene encoding molybdopterin-synthase adenylyltransferase MoeB, whose protein sequence is MTTTALDSSEIARYARHIVLPEIGGAGQQKLKAARVLVIGAGGLGAPVLQYLAAAGVGRLGIVDDDVVSLSNLQRQVIHATGDIGRPKVESAAVAIADLNPHVEVVPHALRLAPENAEAIFRQYELVVDGSDNFETRYLAADAAEAARVPLVTGAVGRFDGSVTVLKPYEADADGHPNPSYRDLFPTPPPPGAVPACAEAGVVGALTGVIGTLQAMETIKLITGIGEPLIGRLLLYDGLAAAFNTIRYRRGKR, encoded by the coding sequence ATGACCACAACGGCCCTCGACTCATCGGAAATCGCGCGCTACGCGCGCCATATCGTGCTGCCGGAGATCGGCGGTGCCGGACAGCAGAAGCTGAAGGCCGCGCGCGTGCTGGTCATCGGTGCAGGCGGGCTCGGCGCCCCGGTGCTGCAATATCTTGCCGCGGCAGGCGTCGGCAGGCTCGGCATCGTCGATGATGACGTCGTCTCCTTGTCGAACTTGCAGCGCCAGGTCATTCACGCCACCGGCGATATCGGCCGGCCGAAGGTCGAAAGCGCCGCCGTCGCAATCGCGGACCTCAACCCGCATGTGGAAGTCGTGCCGCACGCGCTGCGTCTTGCACCGGAGAACGCCGAAGCGATCTTCCGGCAATACGAGCTCGTCGTCGACGGATCGGACAATTTCGAGACGCGCTATCTGGCGGCGGATGCGGCGGAGGCGGCACGGGTCCCTCTCGTCACCGGCGCCGTCGGGCGCTTCGACGGCTCCGTCACCGTGTTGAAACCCTACGAGGCGGACGCCGACGGCCATCCCAATCCGTCCTATCGCGATCTCTTCCCGACGCCGCCGCCGCCGGGCGCAGTGCCGGCCTGTGCCGAAGCCGGCGTGGTCGGAGCGCTGACCGGTGTCATCGGCACGCTGCAGGCGATGGAAACGATCAAGCTCATCACCGGCATCGGCGAGCCGCTTATCGGGCGGCTGCTGCTTTATGACGGTCTCGCCGCCGCCTTCAACACGATCCGTTACCGGCGCGGCAAGCGTTGA
- the recF gene encoding DNA replication/repair protein RecF (All proteins in this family for which functions are known are DNA-binding proteins that assist the filamentation of RecA onto DNA for the initiation of recombination or recombinational repair.), whose product MKLTDFRNYAALSLELDQRHVVLTGENGAGKTNLMEAISFLSPGRGLRRAAYADVARVGATDGFSVFAAVEGMDGPVEIGTGTAGAEEGQSRRLRLNGTPARTVDELTDHLRVLWLTPAMDGLFTGPSSDRRRFLDRLVLSLDPEHGRRASEFDRAMRSRNRLLSEFRPDPAWLTAIEREMAGLGVSMALARLEMLGLLTALVERSQGGSFPSAGLSLAGFLDDCHGLPAYDLEERYLAMLSDGRGRDAAAGRTLDGPHRSDLLIRHREKDMEAERCSTGEQKALLVGLVLAHARLVGDMTGHAPVLLLDEIAAHLDQGRRAALFDRVDELGGQAFMTGTDRAMFTALGERACYLTVANGRVSE is encoded by the coding sequence TTGAAACTCACCGACTTTCGCAACTATGCGGCGCTGTCGCTCGAGCTCGACCAGCGCCATGTGGTACTGACCGGCGAGAACGGCGCGGGCAAGACCAATCTGATGGAGGCGATCTCCTTTCTGTCGCCGGGCCGCGGGCTGCGCCGCGCGGCTTACGCGGATGTCGCCCGGGTGGGCGCGACGGACGGCTTTTCGGTTTTCGCGGCGGTCGAGGGAATGGACGGGCCGGTGGAGATCGGCACGGGTACGGCGGGCGCCGAAGAAGGCCAATCGCGCCGCCTCAGGCTCAACGGCACGCCGGCCCGCACCGTCGACGAGCTCACCGACCATCTGCGCGTGCTGTGGTTGACCCCGGCAATGGACGGCCTGTTCACGGGCCCGTCCTCCGACCGGCGGCGGTTTCTCGACCGGCTGGTGCTGTCGCTCGATCCGGAACATGGCCGGCGTGCCAGCGAGTTCGACCGGGCCATGCGCAGCCGCAACCGGCTGCTCTCGGAATTCCGGCCGGATCCGGCCTGGCTGACCGCCATCGAGCGGGAGATGGCCGGCTTGGGCGTCTCTATGGCGCTTGCCCGTCTGGAAATGCTCGGCCTGCTGACGGCGCTCGTGGAGCGCAGCCAGGGCGGCAGCTTCCCGTCCGCCGGTCTATCGCTCGCCGGCTTTCTCGACGATTGTCACGGCCTGCCCGCCTACGATCTCGAAGAGCGCTATCTGGCAATGCTTTCAGACGGCCGCGGCCGCGATGCGGCGGCGGGCCGAACGCTCGACGGGCCGCATCGCAGCGATCTCCTGATCCGCCACCGGGAAAAGGACATGGAGGCGGAACGCTGCTCGACCGGCGAGCAGAAGGCGCTGCTCGTCGGCCTCGTGCTCGCCCATGCGCGGCTCGTCGGCGACATGACCGGGCACGCTCCGGTCCTGCTGCTCGACGAGATCGCCGCCCATCTCGATCAGGGACGGCGGGCGGCGCTCTTCGACCGCGTCGACGAACTCGGCGGCCAGGCCTTCATGACCGGGACGGACCGGGCGATGTTTACGGCGCTCGGCGAACGGGCCTGCTATCTGACGGTTGCAAACGGCCGCGTTTCGGAGTGA
- a CDS encoding DUF1326 domain-containing protein, with the protein MTDVKWTIKGREFIHCNCAYGCPCQFNALPTHGHCSAVGVIEIEEGHHGDIRLDGLRCGMIVAWPGAIHEGRGEVVPIVDERASDAQREALLRIMSGQDTEPGATFFQVFSTTFETFHDPVFAPIGFEVDVEKRTARVSVPGWMEARGEPIVNPVTGHEHRARINLPDGFEYDTCEMGRGWADTTGVLPLSLADSHAHFARIHMTERGVVH; encoded by the coding sequence ATGACGGACGTCAAGTGGACGATCAAGGGCCGCGAATTCATCCATTGCAACTGCGCCTATGGCTGCCCCTGCCAGTTCAATGCCTTGCCGACGCACGGGCATTGCAGCGCGGTGGGGGTGATCGAGATCGAGGAAGGCCATCACGGCGACATCCGCCTCGACGGCCTGAGGTGCGGGATGATCGTCGCCTGGCCGGGCGCCATCCATGAGGGCAGGGGCGAAGTCGTGCCGATCGTCGACGAACGCGCCTCGGACGCGCAGCGCGAGGCCCTGCTGCGCATCATGAGCGGGCAGGACACCGAACCCGGTGCCACCTTCTTCCAGGTCTTCTCGACGACCTTCGAAACGTTCCACGATCCGGTCTTCGCGCCAATCGGCTTTGAGGTCGATGTCGAGAAGCGGACGGCGCGCGTAAGCGTACCGGGATGGATGGAGGCTCGCGGCGAGCCAATCGTCAATCCGGTGACAGGTCATGAGCACCGCGCCCGGATCAATCTGCCGGACGGCTTCGAATACGACACCTGCGAAATGGGCCGCGGCTGGGCCGACACGACCGGTGTCCTGCCGCTCTCGCTGGCGGACTCGCATGCCCATTTCGCCAGGATCCACATGACCGAACGCGGCGTGGTGCATTGA
- a CDS encoding inorganic phosphate transporter, whose product MDATLAFPLLVGLIGVALFFDFLNGLHDAANSIATIVSTRVLRPQYAVLWAAFFNFIAFLFFGLHVAETLGKGIIDPGIVTPQVIFAALIGAIVWNILTWVFGIPSSSSHALVGGLVGAGLAKVGFSSIVWAGLLKTAGAIVMSPGIGFVLALLLVLIVSWLFVRQTPFAVDNTFRGLQFISASLYSLGHGGNDAQKTMGIIAVLLFSQGYLGPEFHVPFWVVITCQAAIALGTLFGGWRIVHTMGSKITKLNPMQGFCAETGGAITLFAATWLGIPVSTTHTITGAIIGVGSARRVSAVRWGLAGNIVIAWVITLPAAALIAALSYYAVGLFG is encoded by the coding sequence ATGGACGCGACCCTCGCCTTCCCGCTCCTTGTGGGCCTCATCGGGGTTGCCCTGTTCTTCGACTTCTTGAACGGATTGCACGATGCGGCCAATTCGATCGCGACGATCGTTTCGACGCGGGTGCTCAGGCCGCAATATGCCGTCCTGTGGGCGGCGTTCTTCAACTTCATCGCCTTCCTGTTCTTCGGCCTGCATGTGGCCGAGACGCTCGGCAAGGGCATCATCGATCCCGGCATCGTCACGCCCCAGGTCATCTTTGCGGCGCTGATCGGCGCGATCGTCTGGAATATCCTGACCTGGGTCTTCGGCATCCCGTCGAGTTCCTCGCACGCGCTCGTCGGCGGCCTCGTCGGCGCAGGCCTTGCCAAGGTCGGCTTCAGCTCCATCGTTTGGGCCGGCCTTTTGAAGACCGCCGGCGCCATCGTCATGTCGCCGGGGATCGGCTTCGTGCTGGCTCTCTTGCTGGTGCTGATCGTCTCCTGGCTGTTCGTGCGCCAGACACCGTTTGCCGTCGACAACACCTTCCGGGGCCTGCAATTCATTTCCGCATCGCTCTATTCGCTCGGCCATGGCGGCAACGACGCCCAGAAGACCATGGGCATCATCGCCGTGCTTCTCTTCTCTCAGGGCTATCTTGGGCCGGAATTCCACGTGCCCTTCTGGGTGGTCATCACCTGCCAGGCGGCGATCGCGCTCGGCACGCTTTTCGGCGGCTGGAGGATCGTCCACACGATGGGATCGAAGATCACCAAGCTCAATCCGATGCAGGGCTTCTGTGCCGAGACCGGCGGTGCGATCACGCTGTTCGCCGCGACCTGGCTCGGCATTCCGGTCTCGACGACCCATACGATCACCGGCGCCATCATCGGGGTCGGCTCGGCCCGGCGCGTCTCGGCCGTGCGTTGGGGCCTTGCCGGAAACATCGTCATCGCCTGGGTGATCACGCTGCCGGCCGCGGCGCTGATTGCGGCTCTCTCCTACTATGCGGTCGGCCTCTTCGGCTAA
- the dnaK gene encoding molecular chaperone DnaK — protein MAKVIGIDLGTTNSCVSVMDGKDAKVIENAEGARTTPSMVAFSDDGERLVGQPAKRQAVTNPENTLFAIKRLIGRTFEDPTTQKDKGMVPYKIVKADNGDAWVEAHGKSYSPSQISAMILQKMKETAESYLGEKVEKAVITVPAYFNDAQRQATKDAGKIAGLDVLRIINEPTAAALAYGLDKKEGKTIAVYDLGGGTFDISVLEIGDGVFEVKSTNGDTFLGGEDFDMRLVEYLAAEFKKEQGIDLKNDKLALQRLKEAAEKAKIELSSSQQTEINLPFITADASGPKHLTMKLSRAKFESLVEDLIQKTIAPCKAALKDAGVSAAEIDEVVLVGGMTRMPKVQETVKQLFGKEPHKGVNPDEVVAMGAAIQAGVLQGDVKDVLLLDVTPLSLGIETLGGVFTRLIERNTTIPTKKSQVFSTADDNQSAVTIRVSQGEREMAADNKLLGQFDLVGIPPAPRGMPQIEVTFDIDANGIVQVSAKDKGTGKEHQIRIQASGGLSDADIEKMVKDAEANAEADKKRRESVEAKNQAESLIHSSEKSLKEYGDKVSETDRKAISDAIAALKTAVEASEPDAEGIKAKSNTLMEVSMKLGQAIYEAQQAEAAHADAAADAKRDGDDVVDADYEEVKDEDDRKRSA, from the coding sequence ATGGCTAAAGTTATCGGTATTGACCTCGGAACGACCAACTCCTGCGTCTCCGTCATGGACGGCAAGGACGCGAAGGTGATCGAAAACGCCGAAGGGGCGCGCACCACTCCGTCGATGGTGGCCTTCTCCGACGACGGCGAACGTCTCGTCGGCCAGCCGGCCAAGCGCCAGGCCGTCACCAATCCGGAAAACACCCTTTTTGCGATCAAGCGCCTGATCGGCCGCACCTTCGAGGACCCGACGACCCAGAAGGACAAGGGGATGGTCCCCTACAAGATCGTCAAGGCCGACAATGGCGACGCCTGGGTCGAGGCGCACGGCAAGAGCTACTCCCCGTCGCAGATCTCCGCGATGATCCTTCAGAAGATGAAGGAAACTGCCGAGTCCTATCTCGGCGAGAAGGTCGAGAAGGCCGTCATTACCGTTCCGGCCTACTTCAACGACGCCCAGCGCCAGGCCACCAAGGACGCCGGCAAGATCGCCGGCCTCGACGTGCTGCGCATCATCAACGAGCCGACCGCTGCAGCACTTGCCTACGGCCTCGACAAGAAGGAAGGCAAGACGATCGCCGTCTACGACCTCGGCGGCGGCACCTTCGACATTTCCGTGCTCGAGATCGGCGACGGCGTCTTCGAGGTGAAGTCCACCAACGGCGACACCTTCCTCGGCGGTGAAGACTTCGACATGCGTCTCGTCGAGTACCTGGCCGCCGAGTTCAAGAAGGAACAGGGCATCGACCTCAAGAACGACAAGCTTGCGCTGCAGCGCCTCAAGGAAGCTGCCGAAAAGGCCAAGATCGAGCTGTCGTCCTCGCAGCAGACCGAGATCAACCTGCCGTTCATCACGGCCGACGCTTCCGGCCCGAAGCACCTGACGATGAAGCTGTCGCGCGCCAAGTTCGAAAGCCTCGTCGAGGACCTGATCCAGAAGACCATCGCGCCGTGCAAGGCAGCCCTCAAGGACGCCGGTGTCTCGGCGGCCGAGATCGACGAAGTCGTTCTCGTCGGCGGCATGACCCGCATGCCGAAGGTCCAGGAAACCGTGAAGCAGCTGTTCGGCAAGGAGCCGCACAAGGGCGTCAACCCGGATGAAGTGGTCGCCATGGGCGCCGCCATCCAGGCCGGCGTGCTCCAGGGCGACGTCAAGGACGTCCTGCTTCTCGACGTGACGCCGCTGTCGCTCGGCATCGAGACGCTCGGTGGCGTCTTCACCCGCCTGATCGAGCGCAACACGACGATCCCGACCAAGAAGAGCCAGGTCTTCTCGACGGCCGACGACAACCAGTCCGCCGTGACGATCCGTGTCTCCCAGGGCGAGCGCGAGATGGCGGCCGACAACAAGCTGCTCGGCCAGTTCGATCTCGTCGGCATCCCGCCGGCACCGCGGGGCATGCCGCAGATCGAGGTCACCTTCGACATCGACGCCAACGGCATCGTGCAGGTCTCGGCCAAGGACAAGGGCACCGGCAAGGAGCACCAGATCCGCATCCAGGCCTCCGGCGGGCTTTCCGACGCCGACATCGAGAAGATGGTCAAGGACGCCGAGGCCAATGCCGAGGCCGACAAGAAGCGGCGCGAATCGGTCGAAGCCAAGAACCAGGCCGAAAGCCTGATCCATTCTTCGGAGAAGTCGCTGAAGGAATATGGCGACAAGGTTTCGGAGACGGACCGCAAGGCGATCTCCGACGCGATCGCGGCGCTGAAGACCGCCGTCGAAGCGTCCGAGCCGGACGCCGAGGGCATCAAGGCCAAGTCCAACACGCTCATGGAGGTCTCCATGAAGCTCGGCCAGGCGATCTATGAAGCCCAGCAGGCCGAAGCGGCGCATGCCGATGCCGCCGCCGATGCCAAGCGCGACGGCGACGATGTCGTCGATGCCGACTATGAGGAAGTCAAGGACGAGGACGATCGCAAGCGGTCGGCGTAA
- a CDS encoding DUF2182 domain-containing protein — MTGTTLESLLRRDRAIVAAAIATLAAVAWIYILWLAAGMDMTEMAMPEAGSAGAMPMESGMHMDMDMGGRTGIGPLDSLLGISPRPWGAAEAAFTLTMWVVMMVGMMLPSASPMILLYARVGRQSLRDGKPFASAGYFTGGYLMAWTGFALAATLGQWLIEGALLTPSLGSANRVFSGIVLIVAGLYQWTPLKDACLTQCQAPIVFLQRHGGFRSDPRGALRLGFRHGLYCVGCCWALMALLFVGGIMNVLWIAAIAVFVLVEKLLPAGRLLSRTAGAALIAFGLWQLAGAVA, encoded by the coding sequence ATGACAGGCACGACGCTCGAATCCCTGTTGCGCCGCGACCGGGCAATCGTCGCTGCGGCGATCGCTACTCTCGCGGCGGTCGCCTGGATCTACATCCTCTGGCTGGCCGCCGGCATGGACATGACCGAGATGGCGATGCCCGAGGCGGGCAGCGCCGGAGCCATGCCCATGGAGTCCGGCATGCACATGGATATGGACATGGGAGGCCGGACGGGCATCGGCCCGCTCGACTCGTTACTGGGAATTTCGCCGCGTCCCTGGGGTGCCGCCGAGGCCGCCTTCACCCTGACCATGTGGGTGGTGATGATGGTCGGCATGATGCTTCCTTCGGCGTCGCCGATGATCCTTCTCTATGCCCGTGTCGGACGGCAGAGCCTCCGTGATGGCAAGCCCTTCGCTTCGGCCGGCTACTTCACCGGCGGCTACCTCATGGCGTGGACCGGCTTCGCGCTCGCCGCCACGCTCGGACAATGGCTGATCGAAGGCGCGCTGCTGACCCCGTCGCTGGGGAGCGCCAACCGTGTCTTCAGCGGTATCGTGCTGATCGTGGCGGGGCTGTACCAGTGGACGCCGCTCAAGGACGCCTGCCTGACACAGTGCCAGGCGCCCATCGTCTTCCTGCAGCGGCACGGCGGCTTCCGAAGCGATCCGCGCGGCGCCCTCAGGCTCGGTTTTCGCCATGGTCTCTATTGCGTCGGCTGCTGCTGGGCGCTGATGGCTCTCCTGTTCGTCGGCGGTATCATGAATGTGCTGTGGATCGCCGCGATCGCTGTCTTCGTGCTGGTCGAGAAGCTGCTGCCGGCGGGCCGGCTCCTGTCGCGTACCGCAGGCGCGGCGCTCATTGCCTTTGGGCTTTGGCAATTGGCCGGAGCGGTAGCATAA
- the dnaJ gene encoding molecular chaperone DnaJ: MKRDLYETLGVKKNADEKELKSAFRKLAMKYHPDRNPGDQEAEKSFKEINEAYETLKDPQKRAAYDRYGHAAFEQGGMGAGFGNGFAGGSAGGFSDIFEDIFGEMMGGRQRRSSGGRERGADLRYNMEITLEEAYSGKTAQIRVPTSVTCDVCTGSGAKPGTSPKTCATCQGSGRIRAAQGFFSIERTCPTCGGRGQTITDPCTKCHGQGRVTEERTLSVNIPTGIEDGTRIRLSGEGEAGLRGGPAGDLYIFLSVKPHEFYQRDGADLYCSVPISMTTAALGGKFDVTTLDGTKSRVTVPEGTQAGKQFRLKGKGMPVLRSNQTGDLYIQIQIETPQKLTKRQRELLQEFEQISSKENNPQSTGFFSRMKDFFDTLSE, encoded by the coding sequence ATGAAACGTGATCTTTACGAAACGCTTGGCGTAAAAAAAAACGCGGACGAGAAGGAGCTGAAAAGCGCCTTCCGTAAACTGGCGATGAAATATCACCCGGACCGCAATCCCGGGGACCAGGAAGCGGAAAAGTCCTTCAAGGAAATCAACGAGGCCTATGAGACGCTGAAGGACCCGCAAAAGCGGGCCGCCTACGATCGCTATGGCCACGCAGCCTTCGAGCAGGGCGGCATGGGCGCCGGCTTCGGCAATGGTTTTGCGGGCGGCAGCGCCGGCGGCTTCTCGGATATTTTCGAGGACATCTTCGGCGAGATGATGGGTGGGCGGCAGCGCCGCTCGTCGGGCGGCCGCGAACGCGGTGCGGACCTTCGCTACAACATGGAGATCACCCTCGAGGAGGCCTATTCCGGCAAGACGGCGCAGATCCGCGTGCCGACGTCGGTCACCTGCGACGTCTGCACCGGCTCGGGCGCAAAGCCGGGCACCAGCCCGAAGACCTGCGCCACCTGTCAGGGCTCCGGCCGCATCCGCGCCGCCCAGGGCTTCTTCTCGATCGAACGCACCTGCCCGACCTGCGGCGGCCGTGGCCAGACGATCACCGATCCCTGCACGAAATGCCATGGACAGGGCCGGGTCACCGAGGAGCGGACGCTCTCGGTCAACATTCCGACCGGCATCGAGGACGGGACGCGCATCCGCCTCTCCGGCGAGGGCGAAGCCGGCCTGCGCGGCGGTCCGGCCGGCGATCTCTATATCTTCCTGTCCGTCAAGCCACACGAGTTCTACCAGCGTGACGGGGCCGATCTCTACTGCAGCGTGCCAATCTCGATGACGACGGCGGCACTCGGCGGCAAGTTCGACGTCACCACGCTCGACGGCACGAAATCGCGCGTCACCGTGCCGGAAGGCACCCAGGCCGGCAAGCAGTTCCGCCTGAAGGGCAAGGGCATGCCGGTGCTGCGCTCCAACCAGACGGGCGACCTCTATATCCAGATCCAGATCGAGACGCCGCAGAAGCTCACCAAGCGGCAGCGCGAACTCTTGCAGGAGTTCGAACAAATCTCGTCCAAGGAGAACAACCCGCAATCGACGGGCTTCTTCTCCCGCATGAAGGATTTCTTCGATACGCTGAGCGAGTAA
- a CDS encoding IS110 family transposase — protein sequence MVEDGLVVGIDVAKGWLDVAVLQTGESFRVDNDAAGWAELVKRLKRRQVRAVGLEPSGGYERGPKQALQKAGLPVRNVNPHKLRHFARALGRLAKNDRLDAAVIARYTADMPTREMRVDPLREQLAELVGARRQLSDDKVSLKNQLDQVRDPVVRRIFTRRLRSIEANILLLEKRLAELVASDAGLAEKDRLIQSFKGAGPVLSHTLLALAPELGQASRREIAALVGLAPYDHDTGVFRGRRSIWGGRAEVRGVLYMAALTACRANPLLKAFHQRLLAAGKKPKVALIAIARKILTILGAMLRNGQSWQPTLS from the coding sequence ATGGTCGAAGACGGTCTGGTGGTTGGAATCGATGTTGCCAAGGGATGGCTGGACGTTGCCGTGCTGCAAACCGGCGAGAGCTTTCGCGTCGATAACGACGCGGCCGGCTGGGCGGAGCTTGTTAAGCGGTTGAAGCGCCGCCAGGTACGGGCGGTCGGGCTGGAGCCGAGCGGCGGCTACGAGCGCGGCCCGAAACAGGCGTTGCAAAAGGCTGGCCTACCGGTCAGGAACGTCAACCCGCACAAGCTGCGTCACTTCGCTCGTGCGCTCGGCAGGCTGGCCAAGAACGACCGCCTCGATGCGGCGGTCATCGCCCGCTACACCGCCGACATGCCGACGCGGGAGATGCGCGTCGATCCGTTGCGCGAGCAGCTCGCCGAACTGGTCGGCGCCCGCCGGCAGCTCAGCGACGACAAGGTCAGCCTCAAGAACCAGCTCGATCAGGTGCGCGACCCGGTGGTCCGGCGCATTTTTACCCGCCGCCTGCGCAGCATCGAGGCCAACATCCTGTTGCTGGAGAAGCGCCTGGCCGAGCTCGTCGCCAGCGATGCCGGGCTGGCCGAAAAGGATCGGCTGATCCAGTCCTTCAAGGGTGCCGGGCCGGTTCTCAGCCACACGCTGCTGGCGCTCGCCCCGGAGCTCGGCCAGGCATCAAGGCGCGAGATCGCCGCGCTTGTCGGTCTGGCGCCCTATGACCACGACACCGGCGTCTTCCGCGGCCGGCGCAGCATCTGGGGCGGCCGTGCCGAGGTGCGCGGCGTGCTCTACATGGCGGCCCTGACCGCCTGCCGCGCGAATCCGCTGCTCAAGGCATTCCACCAGCGCCTGCTTGCTGCCGGTAAGAAGCCGAAGGTCGCACTCATAGCCATCGCCCGCAAGATCCTCACCATCCTCGGCGCCATGCTGCGCAACGGCCAATCGTGGCAGCCTACGCTTAGCTAA
- a CDS encoding DUF47 domain-containing protein, which yields MLGLFRKLLPREDRFFDLFEQHSRTVMGAAEALNALLAGGDDLERHCDRIVELENEADEITREVLLAVRRSFITPFDRGDIKDLIQSMDDAIDMMHKTVKTIRLYEQKSFDPGMQAMGAAVVEAAHLVAEAIPLLNRIGVNAHRLSTIAEEVTRVEGRSDELHEQGLKDLFKRHGNTDPMAYIIGSELYGELEKVVDRFEDVANEISGIVIENV from the coding sequence ATGCTCGGCCTGTTTCGCAAGCTCCTCCCCCGTGAAGACCGGTTCTTCGATCTCTTCGAACAGCATTCGCGCACCGTCATGGGGGCGGCCGAGGCGTTGAACGCGCTGCTCGCCGGCGGAGACGACCTCGAACGCCATTGCGATCGCATCGTGGAACTCGAGAACGAGGCCGACGAGATCACCCGGGAGGTGCTGCTGGCGGTACGCCGCAGCTTCATCACGCCCTTCGACCGCGGCGACATCAAGGATCTCATCCAGTCGATGGACGATGCGATCGACATGATGCACAAGACGGTGAAGACCATCCGGCTCTATGAGCAGAAAAGCTTCGATCCAGGCATGCAGGCGATGGGTGCCGCGGTCGTCGAGGCTGCTCATCTCGTCGCCGAGGCCATTCCGCTGCTCAACCGGATCGGCGTCAACGCGCATCGCCTGAGCACGATCGCCGAAGAGGTCACCCGCGTCGAAGGCCGTTCCGACGAGTTGCACGAACAGGGCCTGAAGGACCTGTTCAAGCGTCACGGCAACACCGATCCCATGGCCTACATCATTGGCAGCGAGCTCTATGGCGAACTGGAAAAGGTCGTCGACCGCTTCGAGGATGTTGCCAATGAAATCAGCGGCATCGTGATCGAGAACGTCTGA